A single genomic interval of Sebastes umbrosus isolate fSebUmb1 chromosome 11, fSebUmb1.pri, whole genome shotgun sequence harbors:
- the abhd16a gene encoding phosphatidylserine lipase ABHD16A encodes MAGWMWLRCMLGPHLQRIHRSTEQSRPESRAGRRPGWNYQPRTLEKHTDSILGWASALWSLSYYSSPLLLCYLYRKGYICSSKLVPVSQYLGTVLVCLLGVACLRGWGRWKNSEYLQFISILEDVKKDHTPTTKNKLRCYDFDFSYWPSDFSWTEVSNPKLSKAGVSLLKPEPKLRGAADSVLNSVRTLPCHIISFLIAHSFGRRMLYPGSVGLLQKAMRPMLQQGQARLIEEFDGQRNKLVACDGNEIDTMFVDRRRDGGQIGQTLVICCEGNAGFYEVGCMNTPLEGGYSVLGWNHPGFGGSTGVPFPQNEANAMDVVIQYAMHKLGFQLTDIVVYAWSIGGFTASWAVMSYPEIQSVVLDASFDDLLPLALKVMPDSWRPLVQHTVRQYMNLNNAEQLLKYQGPVLLIRRTRDEIITTTGPEDVMSNRGNDLLLKLLQFRYPKIMTDEGVRVVRHWLGTSNPLEEASVYSGYEVDDDWCVSVLQSYQADRDVLFPWSVGEDMTLEGRRQLALFLARKYMRNFETTHCTPLPASEFHSPWRL; translated from the exons ATGGCCGGCTGGATGTGGCTCCGCTGTATGTTAGGGCCTCATTTGCAACGAATTCACCGTTCAACGGAGCAGTCTCGACCTGAAAGCAGGGCCGGGAGGAGG CCGGGATGGAACTACCAACCCAGGACTCTGGAGAAACACACCGACAGCATCCTCGGTTGG GCTTCAGCACTGTGGTCTCTGTCCTACTAcagctctcctcttctcctttgtTATCTGTACAGGAAAG GTTACATCTGCAGCAGTAAGCTGGTTCCAGTGAGTCAGTACCTGGGAACAGTGCTGGTGTGTCTTCTAGGAGTGGCCTGTCTTCGAG GGTGGGGGAGATGGAAAAACTCAGAGTATCTTCAGTTTATCTCCATACTTGAAGATGTCAAGAAGGATCATACACCAACGACCAAG AACAAACTGAGGTGCTATGACTTTGACTTCTCGTACTGGCCTTCGGATTTCAGCTGGACGGAAGTCAGCAATCC AAAACTATCCAAGGCTGGTGTTTCTCTGCTAAAGCCAGAGCCCAAATTAAGAGGAGCAGCAGACAGTGTCCTCAACTCTGTGCGCACTCTACCATGCCACATCATCAG TTTCCTTATTGCCCACTCATTTGGGAGGAGGATGCTGTACCCTGGCTCTGTAGGGTTACTGCAGAAAGCCATGAGGCCCATGCTACAGCAAGGCCAGGCTAGGTTAATagaagag TTTGACGGCCAAAGGAACAAACTTGTGGCCTGCGACGGCAACGAGATCGACACAATGTTTGTGGATCGAAGGAGAGACGGCGGGCAGATTGGCCAGACCCTG GTCATCTGCTGCGAGGGGAACGCAGGCTTCTATGAGGTGGGCTGCATGAACACGCCACTGGAGG GTGGCTACTCTGTGCTGGGCTGGAACCACCCTGGCTTTGGAGGCAGTACG GGAGTACCATTCCCCCAGAATGAGGCCAACGCCATGGATGTAGTGATCCAGTATGCGATGCACAAACTGGGCTTCCAGCTCACTGACATTGTCGTGTATGCTTGGTCCATAGGAGGATTCACAG CCAGTTGGGCAGTGATGTCATACCCAGAGATCCAATCAGTGGTGTTGGATGCCTCCTTCGATGACCTCCTGCCTCTGGCCCTCAAGGTCATGCCCGACAGCTGGA GGCCGTTGGTGcaacacacagtgaggcagtACATGAACCTCAACAACGCTGAGCAGCTTCTCAA ATATCAGGGACCAGTCCTGCTGATCAGGAGAACCAGAGATGAGATCATCACCACAAC AGGTCCAGAGGACGTCATGTCTAACAGGGGCAACGACCTCCTGCTCAAACTGCTACAATTCAG GTATccaaaaataatgacagatgAAGGAGTCAGAGTTGTCCGACATTGGCTGGGAACCTCCAATCCCTTAGAAGAAG CATCCGTGTACAGCGGCTATGAGGTGGATGATGactggtgtgtgtctgtgctgcagTCCTATCAGGCAGACAGAGATGTTTTGTTTCCATGGAGTGTCG GTGAGGATATGACTCTGGAGGGGAGGCGGCAGCTGGCTCTCTTCTTG gcGCGGAAGTACATGCGAAACTTTGAAACAACACACTGCACTCCTCTCCCCGCCTCCGAGTTCCACTCACCCTGGAGACTGTAg